A region from the Arvicola amphibius chromosome 12, mArvAmp1.2, whole genome shotgun sequence genome encodes:
- the Rgs1 gene encoding regulator of G-protein signaling 1 yields MRAAAISMPRLDKLPGMFFSANPKDLKEPNHSLLDDKTQKKKPKTFGMDVKAYLRSMIPHLESGMKSSKSKDILSAEEVMQWSQSLEKLLANQAGQSIFGNFLKSEFSEENIEFWLACEDYKKTESGLLSSKAEDIYKAFVRSDAVKQINIDFRTRESTAKKIKSPTPTSFDEAQKVIYTLMEKDSYPRFLKSNIYLNLLNDLQASSLK; encoded by the exons ATGAGAGCTGCAGCCATCTCCATGCCAAGGCTGGACAAGCTGCCAGGAATGTTCTTCTCTGCTAACCCAAAGGATCTGAAAGAACCTAACCATTCACTTCTAGACGACAAGACGcaaaagaagaagccaaagacTTT TGGAATGGATGTGAAAGCATACTTGAGATCTATGATCCCACATCTGGAATCTGGAATGAAATCATCCAAGTCCAAAGACAT ACTTTCTGCTGAGGAAGTAATGCAGTGGTCTCAGTCTCTGGAAAAACTTCTTGCCAACCAGG CTGGTCAGAGCATCTTTGGAAATTTTCTAAAATCTGAATTCAGTGAAGAGAATATTGAATTCTGGTTGGCTTGTGAAGACTATAAGAAAACAGAGTCTGGTCTCTTGAGCAGCAAAGCAGAGGATATATACAAAGCCTTTGTGCGCTCAGATGCTGTGAAACAG atCAACATTGACTTTCGTACTCGAGAATCTACAGCCAAGAAGATTAAATCACCAACCCCCACATCTTTTGACGAAGCACAAAAAGTCATATATACACTTATGGAAAAGGACTCTTATCCCAGGTTCCTGAAATCAAATATTTACTTAAATCTTCTAAATGATCTGCAGGCTAGTAGCTTAAAGTGA